ATGGAGGTAACGACCGACGCCGTCCAACTGCTCGGCGGCTACGGCTACGTCAAGGACTACCCCGTCGAGCGCATGATGCGCGACGCCAAGATCACCCAGATATACGAGGGCACCAACCAGATCCAGCGCATGGTCATCGCCCGCCAGCTACTGAAGTAGGAGTCACTCGTCCGTGGTCCGGCACGAGACGCACGCGTGCTTGAAGCTCCTTGCGACGAAACCGATGTTGCCGCGCGAGTTGTGTGTCACGGGCTTCACGCGCCCGGTGCAGTTGGCTCCGGAGTAGAAGTAGCCCTCGATGCCGGTGTTGTTGATGTACGACTGCTTGTCGAGCTTCCAGGGGCAGGACCCGTTGGGCTGGTCGATGATGACGCCGATGGTCCCGGTGTAGTTGCGGTACCTCCAGATGCAGAAGTCGCCGGCGGCGCAGGTGCCGGCCTGCGCGCTCTCGGTCGCGGGGGTGGGCGCGGCGGACGCGGGGGAGGCGAGCGAGGCGCTGGTGAGCACCGCCAGGATCGCGGCGGCCAGGCTCGGCAGGCGGCGACGGCGTTGGCGCATGTCGGTTGCTCTCGGTGGGGGCGGGATGCGTGCCACCGAGGACATCGGCCGGCGGTAGCGCATGAATTGCGCGCGGGTTGCGCGGACCGGGAGGTCAGGAGGTCCGGCTCAGCGTGTAGCTGTGGCCGGCGTCGCCGACCTTCAGCCGCATGCCGTCGTCGAGGAAGAGCAGGATGTTGTCGTCCGCCACCTGGTAGAGGCGGAAGCCCTCCGGCGCCCGCGCGCCGAGCCGGTAGACCGCCGCACGCGGATCCGCCTTCGTGCCGCGCGTGATCGTCCACCGCCCGCTCGTGGTGTGGCGCTCGTCGCCCTGCCCGACGTTGATCTGTTCGAGCACGTACGTCGTCGGCTCGCTAGTCGCCGGGTTCTGCCGGAGCACGAGCCGGACCTTGACCCGCTCGCATCCGGCGCAGGGGACGCGACCCTCGAAGACGCCGAAGAACGAGGGATCGCCGGTGTCGACCGCGGTCGGCGGTGCCGCCGCGCGCTCGTCGAACGCCAGCGCCCGGACGGCGAGCAGGCCGCCGAGCAGCACCGCCGCGGCCAGCACGGCGACGACTACGACCGTCTTCCTTGACATGCCTCATCGTAGCCTCGGGCAGGTCGCTCGGCAGGCTCCTCAGGTGAGCGTGCGGCCGCCGTTGACGGCCAGTCGCTGCCCGGTGATGAAGCCGGCGGCGTCCGAGGCGAGGAAGGCCACGGCGGCGGCGACGTCGTCGGGCACGCCGAGGTGGGCGAGCGGAACCAGCTGGGCGTAGGCATCCTTCTCCGCCTGGTCGACGCCGGCGTGCCGCTCGGTGGGGATCCAGCCGGGCGCCACCAGGTTGACCGTGATGCCGTGCGGCCCGAACCGGCGTGCCCAGGAACGGGTGAGGCCCAGCTGGGCGCTCTTGGCGGCGACGTACGCGCTGGAGCCCGGGTTGCCCAGGTCGACGACCTCGGAGCCGACGTTGACGATGCGGCCGTAGCCGCGCTGCTTCATCCCCTCGACCACCTGCTGGGTCAGCAGCAGCGGGCTCTTGACGAAGTACGCCAGTTGGTCGACGACGTCCTGCCAGGTCAGCTGCTCCGGCGCGATGGTGGGCTGCGGGCCGGTCGCGTTCAGCACCAGGACGTCGACCCTGCCGAAGGTCGCCAGCACCGCCGCATGGAGCGCCTCCACCTCGGCCTCGTCGGTGACGTCGGCCCGGAACAGCTCGGCGGTGCCGCCGCTCTCGACGATCGTGCGACGCACGTCGGCGGCGCCCCGCTCGTCGCTGCGGTAGTTGATCGCGACGGCGTGGCCGGCGTCCGCGAGGGCCCGTGCGATCGCCGCCCCCAGCCCTCTCGAGGCGCCGGTCACCAGCGCGACGGTGGCGGTCATCGGCGGCGTCGCGGCGTGGTGAAGGTGCCCATCACCACATCATGGCGTAGTGAGGGGCACCTTCACCACAGCACGGAAGGCGCTGACGAGGCACCGTGACCGACATGCCGTCAGCCGCGCTCGACGACGAGTACGCCGGCGGCGACCGAGGGCGGTGGGCGGAACGCGCCCGCGTTCAGGCGCCGGGCGACGCGGAAGGTGTACCTGCGGTGCCACCGGCGGGTGCGGGACCCGCCGTGTCCGGCGCCGGCGAGGCGCACGGCCAAGTGCCACGGCACCACGAGGTCGGCGCGGCGCAGGCCGCTGCGCGGGTCGTCGAGCAACCGGCCGAGCACCGACATGGCGATGCTGAACGGCAGGTTGGCCACGACCCGGTACGGGCGGCGTGGCAACGGGATCGCGAGCATGTCGCCCTCGATCACCCTGACCTGCGCGGCCGCGGCGTAGCGCCGTTCGAGACTCCGCGCGAGCCGTGCTGAACGCTCCACCGCGAGCACGCGGGCTCCGGTGGACGCCAACGGGCCGGTCAGTGCTCCGGTGCCCGCACCGAGGTCGATGACGAGATCGTCGCGGGTGATCCCCGCGTGCCGGACGAGCTCAGCCGCGAACCCCGTGCGCAGGACGTGCAGCCCGGGTGGGTTCGGCGTGCGCCGCCGTCCCCCGGTCACGGAAGACCCGGATCATGCAGCTACCCATGGGAGACCCCTCGTCGAGACGTTGTGCCGTGGTCGACGCTACGGGGGTACCGGCGCCATCCGCATCAGGTTTCGGCCGTACGGCGACACGCCGGGCGACCGCTGGGGTTCGCTGCGGCCAGGACGTGGCGGGGATACTCGGTGATCATGTCGGAACGTTCAGGGGGATCCGGGGGGATCGGGAAGGGGAGGCGCGGGGGATCCGAGGGCGGGTCGTCGCGACGGTACGAGAGTACGAGCCGCACCTACGGACGGCCGAGGCCGGACCAGGGAAAGCGCGGCGACGTCGCGTTCCGGCGGGCCCTCGTCGTCACCCTCCTCTCCGTCATCGCTCCCGGCAGTGGGCACCTCGCCCTGCGCCGCCACGGCGTCGGGCGGCCGGTGCTGCGCACGTACCTGATCCTCGTGGCCGCCGGCGTGCTCGCCGCGATCTTCGTGCCCAGGTCGTGGTGGCTCGCGCTCGCGTTCAAGCCGTGGGTGCTCGGCGCGCTGCAGGTGGCCGCGGTCGTCGTCGGCGTGCTCTGGGTCGCGGTCGTACTGCATGCCTTCGCGCTGGCCAGGCCCGGGCAGATCGTCGCGTCGCGCCGCGGCGTCGCGGTCGCGATCGCGCTCGTCCTCTGTGCCGGCATCCTCGCGCCGTTCGGGGTCGCGTCGCGGTACGCCGGCGTGCAGCGTGACCTCGTCACGAGCATGTTCCCCGAGGAGGGCACGGGGCCGAAGGGACGGATGAACGTCCTGCTCATCGGCGGCGACGCGGGCAAGGACCGGGTCGGCGTCCGCACCGACAGCATGATCGTGGCGAGCGTCGACCTCGCCACCGGTCGCACGGTGCTGATCAGCCTGCCGCGCAACCTGCAGCACGTGCCGATGCCGGAGGGCCCCGCGCGCGACCGGTTCCCGAACGGCTTCGACGACCTGCTCAACGCGGTCTACAAGTACGGCGAGGAGCACCCCAAGGTCGTACCGGGCTCACGGCACCCCGGTCCCGACCTCCTCAAGCAGACGGTCGGCGGCGTCCTCGGCATCCCCGTGCACTACTACCTGCTCGTCAACCTCAGGGGATTCCGGCAGATGGTCGATGCGCTCGGCGGCGTCACCGTCACGGTCAAGGAACGGCTGCCCATCGGCGGCGAGGGCGGGCCCGTCACGGGGTACGTGCAGCCGGGGCGGCGCAAGCTGACCGGGCTCGAGGCGCTCTGGTACGCCCGGTCGAGAGCGGCGTCGAGCGACTACGACCGGATGGCCAGGCAGCGCTGCCTGATCAGTGCCGTCGCCGAGCAGGCCGATCCCGCCAACGTGCTGCTGCGATATCAGAAGCTCGCGGCGGCGAGCAAGGAGCTCTTCGCGACCGACATCCCGCAGAACGTCATGAGCTCGCTGACCGGTGTCGCGGAGAAGGTCAAGACGCACAAGATCAAGAGCCTCGCCCTGGTGCCACCGCTGATCGATACGTCCGACCCTGACTGGGGCCTGATCAAGCGCAGGACCGACAAGGCGATCAAGGCGTCGATGAAGGACCCGAAGCCGAGGAGCGGAGACCCCACCCCGGCCGGCTCGAAGGACCGCGCGACACCGAAGCCCGATCGCTCGGTCTCGCCGTACGCGTCCTGTGATTAGGGAACCGGACGGGTACCCGGCTCCGTCGATGCCGGCGTGCACACTCGCAGTCAGCCGGCGGCCCCGATCCGTACGAGTCCGCCTCGAACTCCCGCGGCACCACCGAGCAGCGGTGAATCCTTTCTTCATCGGCTAGAGGAGATGACGACCGTGTTCGCGATCCGGCGTAGTCCGTGTCATCGCGAGGTCTGCTGCGGTGGGCCTGCCCGGGTCTGGTGCCCCAGGTGCGGTGCCAGCTACCAGGCCGATGACCCGCGCCTGACCGTCGACACTCCCGCGAGCGCGACAATGACGAGGCCCGACGCCTTCGCGACAGCGGGTTCCTGACCGGCCGTCAGCCGCCGCACGGGCCCGCGGCGGTGACGCTGAGGGCGTCGTTCTCCGAGACGCCGGGCTCGGCGTTCTTCACGTAGTTCACCTGGCGCACGCCGGAGTACGAGCGGCCGACCACGACACGCATGGTCGAGCTCTTGGTCTTCGTGACCGCGAGCTCCGCTCCGGGGATCGCCGCCTGGAGGGTCCTGGCGTGCTTCTCGTGCGCGGCGTCGTGGTAGATCGTGGTCGTCGAGCTCTCCTGATCGGCGTTCGACGGCGCACCCTTCATCCGGAACCCGACGCCGCGCAGCTCCTCGGTCGCCTTACCGGCGAACCCCTCGATGCCCGCGCCGTTCTCCACCCGGACCGACACCGAGCCCGGCCGCAGGGGCACCGGCGCGGGAGTGAACAGGGACGGGTCGATCCGCGAGTCCTTGCCGAGCTCCTCGAAGAGGTAGGTGGTGAGCTGCGACTGCCACGTCGTGACGGTGCCGTCCTTGGTCTTCTTGGTCTCGTCGACGGGCACGGACACGATCGAGGTGCGGTCGCCGTACGGGTCGCGCAGGGCGAGGGCGACCCGGCGCGCGAGCGCGCGGTCGAACCCGTCGTCGACGCGGAGCGCGGCCGCCCCCTCGTCGAGCAGCTGGGTCGCCTGCCACGGGGTGAGCACGGCGGTCGCCCCGAACAGCCGCTCCGCCGCGGCGCCGAACAGCAGCTGCGTGCGACGGAGGCGGTCGAGCGAGCCGCCCGCGGTCGTCCGGGCGTAGGCCGCCGCCTGCTCGGCCGTGATCGTCTGCTCGCCGGGTGCCATGCGCAGCTTCGCTGCCTTGTCCTCGACCGTCTTGGGCAGGCACAGCTCGATGCCGTCGAGCGCCGCGACGACGTCGGTGAGGGCCGGCAGCGAGAGCTCGACGTAGCCGTCGATCCTGATCTTGGTGACGGTCTCGAGCGACTGGACGAGCAGGGCGGGCCCGCCGTCCTCGTACGTGGCCGCCAGCGGGCGCTTGCTGGCCCCGACGTCCTTGCCGCGGAAGTCGCGGTGGGGCGGGACGTCGACGAGCGAGTTGCTCGGCAGGTCGATGAGCACGGTCGAGTCATGTCGCCGGGACAGGTGGACGAGCGCCAGGTGGCTCAACCGCCGGTCGGGCAGTGCCTTCTCGTCGGCGGACTCGCCCTTCTCGTCATCGGCCTTCTCGTCGACGGGGTCGTCGGTCGCGGCGAAGAGGATGTCGACAGACCCGTTCGCGGTCTGCGGGGGCCTGGTGTCGATGTCGCCCAGCGAGCCGACCCGTTCGACGCCGGCGTCGGCGGCCGCGTTGACGCTCCACAGCACGCCACTCGCGGCCACGACCAGTACCGAGACACTACCGACCACGAGGGCGGCGATCGTCGCGCTGCCCCCGCGCACCCCCCGGATGCTGGCGAGCGTCCTGCGCGCCCGCGCCAGCACCTCCCGTATGAAGCTGGCCATCATGCTTCCTCCCGGCGAGGGCCATCGTAGATGACCGAGGTGTCCCGGTATCGTGCGTGCCCCATGAACGAACACGCGAGTGTCGAGCCGAACTGGCCGCCGGTCTCCCTGGTCATGCCCGTCCTCAACGAGGAGCGGCACCTGCGCGAGGCGGTCGAGGGCGTCCTGGCGCAGCACTACCCGGGCGACCTCGAGGTGGTGCTCGCGCTGGGCCCCTCCCGCGACCGGACCGACGACGTCGCCGCCGCGCTGGCGGCCCTCGACGAGCGCGTCCGGGTGGTCGACAACCCCGCCGGGCATACGCCGCACGCGCTCAACGCCGCCATCGCCGCGGCGAAGCACGACGTCATCGTCCGGGTCGACGGCCACTCCGTGCTGCCCGACGACTACGTGCGCACCGCGGTGTCCGTGCTCCTCGAGGCCGGTGCCGACAACGTCGGCGGGCTGATGGCGGCGGAGGGCACCACGGACTTCGAGCGAGCGGTCGCGGCCGCGATGTCGTCGCGGATCGGCGTCGGCGCGACGCAGTTCCACACCGGGGGAGCCGACGGTCCGGCGGAGACGGTGTACCTCGGCGTGTTCCGGCGGTCGGCGCTCGACCGGGTCGGCGGCTACGACGAGGCCTTCC
Above is a window of Streptosporangiales bacterium DNA encoding:
- a CDS encoding acyl-CoA dehydrogenase, with the protein product MEVTTDAVQLLGGYGYVKDYPVERMMRDAKITQIYEGTNQIQRMVIARQLLK
- a CDS encoding SDR family oxidoreductase, producing MTATVALVTGASRGLGAAIARALADAGHAVAINYRSDERGAADVRRTIVESGGTAELFRADVTDEAEVEALHAAVLATFGRVDVLVLNATGPQPTIAPEQLTWQDVVDQLAYFVKSPLLLTQQVVEGMKQRGYGRIVNVGSEVVDLGNPGSSAYVAAKSAQLGLTRSWARRFGPHGITVNLVAPGWIPTERHAGVDQAEKDAYAQLVPLAHLGVPDDVAAAVAFLASDAAGFITGQRLAVNGGRTLT
- a CDS encoding methyltransferase domain-containing protein; the encoded protein is MTGGRRRTPNPPGLHVLRTGFAAELVRHAGITRDDLVIDLGAGTGALTGPLASTGARVLAVERSARLARSLERRYAAAAQVRVIEGDMLAIPLPRRPYRVVANLPFSIAMSVLGRLLDDPRSGLRRADLVVPWHLAVRLAGAGHGGSRTRRWHRRYTFRVARRLNAGAFRPPPSVAAGVLVVERG
- a CDS encoding LytR family transcriptional regulator, translated to MSERSGGSGGIGKGRRGGSEGGSSRRYESTSRTYGRPRPDQGKRGDVAFRRALVVTLLSVIAPGSGHLALRRHGVGRPVLRTYLILVAAGVLAAIFVPRSWWLALAFKPWVLGALQVAAVVVGVLWVAVVLHAFALARPGQIVASRRGVAVAIALVLCAGILAPFGVASRYAGVQRDLVTSMFPEEGTGPKGRMNVLLIGGDAGKDRVGVRTDSMIVASVDLATGRTVLISLPRNLQHVPMPEGPARDRFPNGFDDLLNAVYKYGEEHPKVVPGSRHPGPDLLKQTVGGVLGIPVHYYLLVNLRGFRQMVDALGGVTVTVKERLPIGGEGGPVTGYVQPGRRKLTGLEALWYARSRAASSDYDRMARQRCLISAVAEQADPANVLLRYQKLAAASKELFATDIPQNVMSSLTGVAEKVKTHKIKSLALVPPLIDTSDPDWGLIKRRTDKAIKASMKDPKPRSGDPTPAGSKDRATPKPDRSVSPYASCD
- a CDS encoding glycosyltransferase — its product is MNEHASVEPNWPPVSLVMPVLNEERHLREAVEGVLAQHYPGDLEVVLALGPSRDRTDDVAAALAALDERVRVVDNPAGHTPHALNAAIAAAKHDVIVRVDGHSVLPDDYVRTAVSVLLEAGADNVGGLMAAEGTTDFERAVAAAMSSRIGVGATQFHTGGADGPAETVYLGVFRRSALDRVGGYDEAFHRAQDWEMNHRIRETGGLVWFTSRLKVAYRPRATFAALARQYFDTGSWRWQVMVRHPETVSLRYLAPPAAVAGTAAALGLALAGRRWALVVPVAYAAAVVVGAAVTGRGLPPRGRAMLPGVYATMHYAWGAGFLKGVAASALSRDRRRQSVLDRVRRRRR